TCGGGCGCATCTCCGCTTCGATTTCCCACGAGATTCGCAACGCCCTGGCGGTCATCAACGAACACGCCGGCCTGCTGGAAGACATGACCCTGATGGCCGAAAAGGGGATGCCGCTGGATGCCGCGCGGCTGAAACGCACCGCCGGCGCGGTGCTGAAGCAGGTTCAGCGGGTCGACGGGATCGTCAAGACCATGAACCGCTTCGCCCACAGTGTGGATGAGCCGCTGAAAGGGGTGGATCTGGCCGAAACCCTGGAGCTGGTCGTGCGCCTTTTCGGCCGCTTTGCCGCCGTGCGGCAGGTCACGTTGGCGCCCGAAAGCCCCCTGGCCTCGGTCTCGGTTGCAACCCGGCCCTTTCAACTCCAGAACCTGATCGGCCTGTGCCTGGATCATGCCATGCAAAGCGCAGGGGCCGGCGGGACCGTTAAACTGTCGATTGCCCCGCTGCCCGACGGCGGGGCCGAGATCCGCTTTGGGGGGCTCGGGGTTTCGGCCCCCACCGAAACGCCCCTGGCCGGCGAGACCTTCCAGGCCCTGTTGGGGGCGACCCGGACGGAGATCTCCATCCGGGCCGAAACTGGGGAATTGGGCCTGCGGCTGCCGCCTAAGATCGCCTGCGATGCGGGTGGTGAGGCCGGGGCCTGAGGACTGCCGAAAACCGGATCCCCTTATTTCAAATCCCAAGGAGAACAAAAATGGCTGAAAAGGTGTTACTCGTCGACGACGAAAAGGATTTTCTGGATGTCATGGCCGAGCGCATGCGCAACCGCGGCATGGAGGTCAAGACGGCCAGCTCCCCGCTGGAGGCCCTGGAGATGGTAGCCAAGGAGTCCTTTGACGCCATCATTTTGGATCTGCAGATGCCGGAGATGGACGGGCTGGAAGCCCTGGAAAAAATCAAAGCTCAGAAGCCCGAACTTCAGATCATCCTGCTGACCGGGCATGCCACCGTTCAGAAGGGGGTCGAGGCCATGAAGCTGGGGGCCATGGACCTGCTGGAAAAGCCGGCCGATCTGTCCGATTTGACCGCCAAGATCAAGGCCGCCAGCTCCCAGCGGATGCTGCTGGTGGAAAAACAGAGCGAGGAGAAGATCAAAAAAATCCTCACCACCAAAGCCT
This sequence is a window from Desulfobacteraceae bacterium. Protein-coding genes within it:
- a CDS encoding response regulator — its product is MAEKVLLVDDEKDFLDVMAERMRNRGMEVKTASSPLEALEMVAKESFDAIILDLQMPEMDGLEALEKIKAQKPELQIILLTGHATVQKGVEAMKLGAMDLLEKPADLSDLTAKIKAASSQRMLLVEKQSEEKIKKILTTKAW